In Streptomyces rapamycinicus NRRL 5491, the genomic stretch GCTGGTGGAGAGGCCGAGTCCGACGAGCGCCTCGGCGAACTTCACGGCGGCGGCGACCCCGTCGACGACGGGCAGACCGCCCAGCGCCTTCGAGACCCGCTCCCGCAGCCCGGCCATGCCCCCACAGCCCAGGCAGATCACCTCGGCGCCGTCCCGCTCCACCACCTCCCGCGCGGTCGCCACGATGACCTCGACGGTCCGCTCCCGGTCCGCCTCCAGCTCCAGTACGCCCAGACCGGTGCCGCGCACACCCGCGCAGCGGGCCAGCAGGCCGGCCGTGAGCAGCCGGTCCCGGATCTGCGGCACGGCCCGGTCGAGGGTGGTGACGACGCCGTAGGAATGGCCGAGCATCATGGCCATCTGGGCTGCGGACTCGGCGATGTCGAGGACCGGGACGTCGAGCAGCTCCTGCGCGCCCTCCCGCCCCGGCTCGCCGAACCCGGCCATGACCAGCGCGTCGAAGGGTTCGTCGAACGTCGTCAGCCGGTCCAGTACGGCGGCGGCGCTCAGATACCCCTCGAAGTGGCCCTCGATCGACTCGGGACCCCACAGTGGTTCGGTGGCCACGATGGTGGTGCCGGGGCTCGCGACGGCCTCGGCGAGGTCCCGGATGCCGGCGGTCATGGCGGCGGTGGTGTTCGGATTCAGCACAAGGATGCGCATAGCACTCCCGCGACGACTCTCTGTTTCCATAAGATGGAATTTCCTTTTCGGGATGCAGAAATTAGTCAGGGTGGTCATCGTCGTCAATGGATCGGACAGAGATCGTTGACAAGCGGCTACGGGAGGTCGCCGCGGGCGGGTAGGCTGCCCGTGGCCGGTCGGCCGCGGCGTCCGACGCGTGTGCGAGGCCGGCGCCGCCCACTGTGAAGGGAAGCCGACGTGCCGTCCGCCGAGTCCAAGACCACCGCCACCGCCGGCGGTGTCCAGTCCCTGGAGCGCGCCTTCGATCTGCTGGAGCGGATGGCCGACGCCGGGGGCGAGGTCGGACTGAGCGAGCTCTCCACCAGCAGCGGCCTTCCCCTGCCCACCATCCACCGGCTCATGCGCACGCTGGTGGCCTGCGGCTACGTCCGCCAGCAGCCCAACCGCCGCTATGCCCTCGGGCCCCGGCTGATCCGGCTCGGCGAGAGCTCGTCCCGGCTGCTGGGCACCTGGGCGCGGCCGTATCTGGCGCGGCTGGTGGAGGAGACCGGCGAGACCGCGAACATGGCGCTGCTGGACGGCGATGAGGTGGTGTACGTCGCGCAGGTGCCCTCGCGCCACTCGATGCGGATGTTCACCGAGGTCGGGCGGCGGGTGCTGCCCCACACCACGGGCGTCGGCAAGGTGCTGCTGGCGGACACGCCCCCCGAGGAGGTGCGCGCCCTCCTGGCCCGCACCGGCATGCCCGCGGTCACCGAGAAGACGATCACCACGCCGGACGGGTTCCTCGACGCGCTGCGGCAGGTCCACGAGCACGGCTACGCGGTGGACGACAACGAGCAGGAGATGGGCGTGCGCTGCCTCGCCGTCTCGGTGCCCGACTCCCCCGCCCCGGCGGCCATCTCCATCTCGGGCCCGGCGGGCCGGGTGACCGACGAGGCCACGAAGCGGATCGTGCCGATCCTCAAGGAGGTCGCGGCCGAGCTGTCGGGGGCCCTGGCCAGCACGGGATCCGCCTGACGGCGGAGGGGACGGCGGGCGCACCGCTACGGGGTGCCCGGCGGGGAGGGGAGCAGCCCGCCACGGACGGGCCCGCCGGACCGCCGGGGTCAGCCTTGCCCGTTGCCCGGTCGCTCAGTCTCTCCCTATGCCCGTCTGTGGCACATTGCCGAACTGGTCGATCGCCGCGCGGACGCCCGTCAGGGCGGGGCTCAGTGCGCTGACCGAGCCCAGGGCACCCGCGATGAGGAGCAGCGAGCGGCGGAGCCGGTGCAGCTCCGGGGCGCCGGTGCGGGCCATGGCGTCGAGCGCGGCCAGTTCGTCGTCCGCGATCGCCCGGTCGGGTAATTCCGCCGGGTGGGCGGCCAGATCGCGCCTGAGCCGGGCGACGGCACGGCGTAGTTCGGCCGCCCTCGGATCGTCCTCGGTGCCCGCCACTCGCCTGGCTTCCACGACTGCGGCGCCCTCCACTGACAAGGCGCCGGGTTCACCCCAGAGCCTCGCGCCTTCGTTGGCCAACACTGCCCTTCTCCCCCTCGCGCCCTCTCGCACGAGCCTGCCCCCTCTCCCGCATGACCGCCCCAGCCCTCCACACCTCGCGTGGATTCGGACACAAGGGGCCGCGGATCAGTTAACGCCACTCAGTGCACGACGCGCTATACGGAGAGCGAAAATCAGACCGGCTGGGATGAAGCCCCCGCACGGCCCCGATGTGCGGTAAGCAGGGCCCATGGAACGTACGACGGAGGACTCCGCGCAGGTCGCCGGGATCGTACTGGCGGCCGGGGGCGGCCGGCGGCTGGGCGGGCGGCCCAAGGCCCTTTTGACTCATCGGGGGCGGCCGTTGGTGGAGCGCGCCGCGCACGCGCTGCGGGAGGGCGGCTGCGCCCCGGTGCACATCGTGCTGGGCGCCGCGGCCGGGACGGTACGGGCGCGGGCCCGGCTGGACGGGTGCGTCCTGGTGGACAACCCCGGCTGGGAGGAGGGCATGGGCTCTTCGCTGCGGGCCGGGCTCGCCTCACTGGCCGGTACGGGCGCGGAAGCGGCGCTGGTCGCGCTGGTGGACCAGCCGGGGATCGGCGCCGAGGCGGTGGCCCGGGTGGTGGCCGCGTACCGCTCGCCGTCCACCCTGGCGGCCGCCGCGTACGGCGGGGAGCGGGGGCATCCGGTGCTGTTCGGCGCGGACCGGTGGGCGGACATCGCGGCGAGTGCGGTGGGCGACCGGGGGGCACGCGCCTATCTGCGGGCGCATCGGTCCGCGATCACGCTCGTCGACTGCTCGGATATCGCCCGTACGGACGATATCGACACCCCCGGGGACTTGACGCTGTTGGAGTGAGGGGCGCCGACGGACGAGGCCGCGGTTCAACAGAAGATTGAACTTCCACCATGAGAAACTTATTATCCACAAAACAGAGGTACCGCGAGCGTCCAGCCGAGACTCGCCCAAGGAGTGACCGCCCATGTCCGCACCAGCGCCGTCCCCGCTGGCCATCGTCGACGCCGAACCGCTGGAGCGTCAGGGAGAGGTGCTGACCGACGCGGCCCTGGCCTTCCTGGCCGAGCTCCACCACCGCTTCACCCCGCGCCGGGACGAGCTGCTCGCGCGCCGCGCCGAGCGCCGCGCCGAGATCGCCCGCACCAGCACCCTGGACTTCCTCCCGGAGACCGCCCACATCCGGGACGACCCGGACTGGCGCGTCGCCCCGGCCCCGCCCGCGCTCGAGGACCGCCGGGTGGAGATCACCGGCCCCACCGACCGCAAGATGACCATCAACGCCCTCAACTCCGGCGCCAAGGTCTGGCTCGCGGACTTCGAGGACGCCTCCGCCCCGACATGGGCGAATGTGATCGGCGGCCAGCTGAATCTGATCGACGCCTATGAGCGCCGGATCGACTTCACCTCCCCCGAGGGCAAGAGCTACGCGCTGCGGCCCGACGACGCGCTGGCCACCGTCGTCACCCGGCCGCGCGGCTGGCACCTCGACGAGCGCCATCTGCGCTCCGCCGACGGCCGCCCCGTCCCCGGCGCCCTCGTGGACTTCGGGCTGTACTTCTTCCACAACGCCCGCCGGCTGCTCACGAAGGGCAAGGGGCCGTACTTCTACCTCCCCAAGACCGAGTCCCACCTCGAGGCCCGCCTCTGGAACGACGTCTTCGTCTTCGCGCAGGACCACCTCTCCGTTCCGCAAGGGACGATCCGCGCCACCGTTCTGATCGAGACGATCACGGCGGCGTACGAGATGGACGAGATCCTCTACGAGCTCCGCGACCACGCCTCCGGGCTCAACGCGGGCCGCTGGGACTACCTCTTCTCGATCGTGAAGAACTTCCGCGACGGCGGCCCCGGGTTCGTCCTGCCCGACCGCAACGCGGTCACGATGACGGCCCCGTTCATGCGCGCCTACACCGAACTGCTCGTCCGCACCTGCCACAAGCGCGGCGCGCACGCGATCGGCGGCATGGCGGCCTTCATCCCCTCGCGGCGCGACCCCGAGGTCAACGCCGTCGCGTTCGACAAGGTCAAGGCCGACAAGGACCGTGAGGCCGGTGACGGCTTCGACGGCTCCTGGGTCGCCCACCCCGATCTGGTCCCGGTGGCCCGCGCCTCCTTCGACGCGGTCCTCGGCGACCGGCCGCACCAGAAGGAGCGGCTGCGCGAGGACGTCCAGGTCACCGCGGCCGAGCTGATCGACATCGGCTCGCTCGACGCCACCCCCACCCACCAGGGGCTGCGCAACGCCGTACAGGTCGGCATCCGCTACATCGAGGCGTGGCTGGGCGGCCTCGGCGCCGTCGCGATCTTCAACCTGATGGAGGACGCGGCCACCGCGGAGATCTCCCGCTCCCAGATCTGGCAGTGGGTCAACGCGGGGATCGTCTTCGAGGACGGCGAGAAGGCCACCGCCGATCGCGTCCGTAAGGTCGCCGCCGAGGAGCTGGCGGCGATCCGCGAGGAGGTCGGCGAGGACGCCTTCGCCGCGGGCAGGTGGAGCCAGGCGCACGATCTGCTGCTGAAGGTCGCGCTGGACGAGAACTACACGGAGTTCCTGACGCTGCCCGCGTACGAACTGCTGGACTGACGCGGTCCGTTCACCCGGAGGAAGGGCCCCGGACCGCCGCCGACGCGGTGTCCGGGGCCCCGGCCGTCCCTACGGCGTGTAGAGCTGGGCGCGCGGCACGATCTGCTGGGGCACGCCGGGGCTGGACCACAGCAGCTTCATATGGGCCTCACCGGTCTGCTCGGTGTACTCGATCCGGATGGCGTGCTTCGTTCCGGCGCGCAGCGCGACGGTCGCCTTGTCGACCTGTGGACCGTGCGGGGTGGTGCTGTCGATGACCAGACGGCCGTCGATCCACACCCGCGCGGTGTCGTCGGAGACGGTCGAGAGCGTGTAGGTCTCGCTGTGCCGGGGCTGGAGGTAGCCGGTCCAGCGGACGCCGAAGTGGTCGGCGGGGACGTCGGCGGCCGGGGAGCCGGCGAACCGCCAGGTGTGGTTGACGGCCGGGTCGGTCCGGGTGACGGCCGGCGGCCCGGTGAAGGTCTCGTTGGCGAAGACCTCCTCCCGCAGCCCCTGGCCCCGCCCCTGGGGCGCGGCCGGGGCCGGTTTCACCGTCAGCTCGATCACCGAGGCGATGTCGTCGACCGGCGCACCGGAGGGGGTGAGGTCGAAACCGTCGCCCGCCTTCGCCACCTCGACCCGCTGTCCGCTGCCCAGCACCCGGGCGCCGACCACCGTGAACGGCGCCTTCGCGGTGAGGTGGAGCGGCTGACCGGCGGCGGGCCAGGAGGTGACGGACGCGTACAGCCGGTTGCCCGACCGGCTGACCGCGCCCCAGGACGGCTCGTCCACCAGCCCGGTGGCCCCGGCCCCGTACACCGCGCGGCCCTGGCCGGAGGTCCGCAGCCAGGAGCCGATCTCGCGCAGCCGGTCCACGGAGGGCTGGGGCACGCGGCCCAGTTTGTCGGGGCCGACGTTCAGCAGGTAGTTGCCGCCACGGCTCGCGATGTCGAGGAGGTTGCGGGTGAGGGTGGTGGGCGACTTCCAGTCCTGGTCGTACTTGGCGAAGCCCCAGTGGCCGTTGAGGGTCATACAGCTCTCCCACAGCTGCCCGTCCACGGGCGCGTCCGGGATCTCCTGCTCGGGCGTTCCGTAGTCGCCGTCGACCACGCGCCGCTTGCCGACCCGGTTGTTGGTGATCAGATCGGGGTCGAGTCCGTGCAGATACGACTGGAGCCGCTCACCGTCCTGGGCGGACCAGCGGTTGGTGGGGTTGTCCGCGTCCCACTCCCCGTCGAACCAGAGCAGCGCCGGGTGGTAGCTGTCGACCAGCTCCTTGAGCTGGGCGTACATCCGCTTCTCATAGCGCGGGAAGGTGGCGGGGTCGGCGAAGTCGGGGTCGTGCCAGTCCCAGATCGAGTAGTAGAAGCCGAGTTTGATCCCGGCGGCGTCCGCGGCCGACTTCAACTCGGCCAGGATGTCGCGCCGTTGGTCGAAGGAGGAGTGGTCGCGCAGATTCCAGGTGTTCTGCTCGGTCGGCCACATCGCATAGCCGTCGTGGTGCTTGGAGGTGATGACGATATAGCGCTGCCCGGCGTCCTTGGCCGCCTTGACGATGGCCTTGGCGTCGAAGGACGAGGGATTGAAGTCCTGGGCGGCGTCCTCGTACTCGCTCATCGGGATCTGGCAGTTCCGCTTGATCCACTCCGCGTCACGGCAGACGGTCCCGTCGGCCCGCCGGTATTCGCCCTCCAGCTGGGAGTAGGCGCCGAAGTGGATGAACATCCCGAAGCGGTCCTGCCGCCACCAGTCGGTGCGGGCGGAGGTGAACGGATCGTCGGTCGCGTAGTCGGTCCCGGGCCCGGGCTCCCGCGCCGTCGTGGGCGCCGCGGTGGCGGCGGAAGGGCCGCTGAGGACCGTCGCCAGCACCATGCCGAGCAGAAGGCTGAGCGCTCGGAGGGGCATGACGGCCCGTCGTCTGGACGTACGCATGGCGGCTCCTGTGCTCGTGGGGTGGTCGGACAGGAGGGCTGGCCAGCCGCGTACGGGAACCTAGAACCGGAAAGATGGGATGTCAACGGGGCCCGAACGCCCTGACGGGCCGCTGGTGACGCCCGTAAGGCGGCCACACCAGCGACCCATCCGATGTATCGGCTGCGGCGTTCAGTCTTCTTCCGCGATACGGGCCAGGCGACGCGCCTCGGTGCGCGCCTCCCGCGCGATCTGGTCCTCGTCCACCGTGAGCAGCCGGCCCGACTCCACCACCGGTGCGCCGTTCACCAGGGACAGGGTCACCGGGGCCGGGGCGCCGAGCACGAGGGCCGCGACCGGGTCGGCGATGGACGAGTGGCCGAGGCCGTCCAGCTTCCACAGCACCAGGTCGGCCAGTTTGCCCGGCTCCAGCGAGCCGATCTCCTCCTGGCGGCCGAGCACCCGCGCACCGCCGTGGGTGCCGAGGCGCAGCGCCTGACGGACGTTCAGCGCCTTCTCGCGGTGGCCGCCGAGCCGGTTGATCAGCAGCGCGTTGCGCAGTTCGGTGTGGAGCTCACCGGATTCGTTGGAGGCGGTGCCGTCCACGCCGAGGCCGACCGGTACGCCCGCCGCGAGCAGATCGGGGACGCGGGCGATCCCGGCGGCGAGCCGGGCGTTGGACGAGGGGCAGTGGGCCACTCCGGTGCCGGTCCGGGCGAACGCCTGGATGTCGGTGTCGCTCATATGGACGCAGTGGGCCATCCACACGTCCTCGCCCAGCCAGCCGGTGGATTCGAAGTAGTCGGTCGGCCCCATCCCGAACCGCTCGTGGCAGAACTTCTCCTCCTCCACCGTCTCGGAGCCGTGGGTGTGCAGCCGTACGCCCTTGCGGCGGGCCAGCGTCGCGGACTCGCGGAGCAGTTCGGTGGTGACGGAGAAGGGCGAGCAGGGCGCCACCGCGATCCGCAGCATGGCGTCGGACGCCGGGTCGTGGTGGGTGTCGATGGCCGCCTCGGTGGCGGCCAGGGCGTCCTCCAGGGACTCCACGGCGAAGTCCGGTGGCAGTCCGCCGTCGGAGGTGCCGAGGTCCATGGAGCCGCGGGCGGCGGTGAACCGCACCCCCAGTTCGCGCGCCGCGCGGATCTCGGCGCCCAGCAGATCGCCGCTGCCGCGCGGGAAGACGTAGTGGTGGTCCATGGCGGTGGTGACCCCGCCGCGCACCATCATCGCGAGCGAGCCGCGGGCCGCCGCGTGGACCATCGGCTCGTCGATCCGCGCCCAGACGGGGTAGAGCGCGACCAGCCAGTCGAAGAGGTTGCTGTCCTGGGCGAGGCCGCGGGTGAGCCACTGGTAGAAGTGGTGATGGGTGTTGACCAGGCCCGGGGTCACCAGATGCCCCGTGCCGTCGACCCGGCGGACGACGCCCTCCAGCCCCTCCGGCGCCGGCCCCTCGCCCACCGACTCGATGCGGTGGCCGGCCACGACGACATGGCCGGAGGCGTACTCGGTGTCGTGGGCGTCCACGGTGGCGACGGCGCAGTTCTCGATGACGATGCGGTTCACGGAGCGTGGCCCTCCCGTCGTATCGGTCGGTGGGGATCTGTCGGGCGAGCGGTCAGTCGGTGGGGATCCGGGGCTCGGCGCCGTCCCGCAACACGGTGGCCTCGATGAGTCCGTACGGCCGGTCGGCGGCGAAGTAGACCTCGTTGTCGTTGGTGAGGCCGAAAGGTTCCAGATCGACCAGGAAATGATGCTTGTTGGGCAGCGAGAGGCGTATCTCGTCGATCTCGGGGCGGTGCTCGATCACCCGCGCACCCATCTCATAGAGCGTCTGCTGGAGCGAGAGCGAGTAGGTCTCGGCGAACGCGCTCAGCAGATGGCCGCGCGCCTCGGCGTGGCCGCGGTCCCAGTCCGGCGTCGGCCGGGTGTCCTCGCTCCAGCCGTAGCGCCAGCGGGCGTGCACATCGGTGGCGAGGATCCGGTCGCGCGTCTCCGGGAGCGTGGTGTACCGGTCCTTCACATAGCCCCAGAACTCGGAGTCCGTGGTGTTCAGGACGGTGAGGCCGGTGAGCCCGGAGACCACTTCCCAGCGCTCGCCGTCGAAGGTGATCTGGGCGGTGCGGACCTCCTGGCCGCGGCGGACGAAGGAGTGCTCGGCGCTCCCGGCCGTCCCGATCCGCTCCCAGGCGTACTCCTCGACGCGGACGCGGGCGCGGTGGATGGGCTCCTGGCTGGTGACGAAGTGGCGGGCCAGCCGGATGCCGAACTCCTCGGCCGTGTCGATGCCGTGCTCCTTGGCGAAGGCGTACACGGTGTTCTTGGTGGTGTCGGTCGGCAGGACGTTGGCGTTGCCGCCGGAGAGGTGGACTTCGTCCATTTCCCCGGCGAGCGCCACCGAGACATTGAGGTCCTTCAGGTGGTGCACGGCGCCGTCGCGCACCACCCGGACGACGCGGGTTTCGGCTTTGCCGTAACTGTTCGGGCCGAGCGTGGGCATCGGTGCTAGCTCCCTCGGTAGACGGAGTAGCCGAACGGGGTGAGCAGCAGCGGTACGTGGTAGTGCTCACCCGGCTCGACGGCGAAGGCGACCGTGACCTCGGGGAAGAAGGCGTGGGTCAGATACGGCCCGGTCTCGAAGCGCAGCCGTGCGTGGGTGGTGCCCTCGGGGAGCGCGGGCAGGTCCCGACAGCGCCCGTCGGCGTCGGTGAGCGAGTCTGCGTGCGCCGTCCACTCCGCGCCGGGCCCGGAGCGGACGGACAGCTCGACGACCACGCCCACGGCGGGGCGGCCGATGCTGGTGTCCAGGATGTGGGTGGACACCGAGGTGGCGCCGCTCGCCATCACCGCTCTCCTTCCGCCGGTGTTTCCGTCAGCGTTTCCGCCAGCCGATTCAGCCGGATGCGATTGATCTTTCCCAGTTCGGTGCGGACGATGTCACGCTCGGTGTGGGCGTCGTGGTGGATCCGCTCGCGCAGCGCGGCCAGCATCTCCTCGCCGGTGCGGCCGGTGGCGCAGATCAGGAAGACATGGCCGTGGCGCTCCTGGTACGCGAGGTTCAGCTCCAGCAGCTCCGCGCGCTCCGCGTCCCGTACCCCGCGCTGCTCCCGCGCCGAGGCGGGGTCGCCCGGTGCCGGCCGTCCGATGGGCGGATGCGCGGCCATCGCCTCGGCCAGGTCGGCGGCGGTCAGCCCGGCCATGGCCGCGTCGGCGGCGTCGAGCAGCTCCCCGACCGTGGCGTACGGCCGCCCGGCCGCCACCGCCGCGCCCCAGGCCCGGCTGGCGCACACCTCGCGCAGCAGCGCGGCGGCGTCCCGGTCGTCCACCGCGTTGAACCGGGTCAGCCCCGGCGGTGCACTGGAAGTCACTCTCGCAAGCTAGGAGGCTTCCGCGCCGAACGTCAACAGTTTGTTGAAAACTCTGGGTGGCGGGAGCGCGCGGCCGGTACGCGAGGGGGCTCGCGAACGGGGCGCGGTC encodes the following:
- a CDS encoding aspartate/glutamate racemase family protein; the protein is MRILVLNPNTTAAMTAGIRDLAEAVASPGTTIVATEPLWGPESIEGHFEGYLSAAAVLDRLTTFDEPFDALVMAGFGEPGREGAQELLDVPVLDIAESAAQMAMMLGHSYGVVTTLDRAVPQIRDRLLTAGLLARCAGVRGTGLGVLELEADRERTVEVIVATAREVVERDGAEVICLGCGGMAGLRERVSKALGGLPVVDGVAAAVKFAEALVGLGLSTSKARAFAPPRPKTITGWPLSGRRPDIR
- a CDS encoding IclR family transcriptional regulator; protein product: MPSAESKTTATAGGVQSLERAFDLLERMADAGGEVGLSELSTSSGLPLPTIHRLMRTLVACGYVRQQPNRRYALGPRLIRLGESSSRLLGTWARPYLARLVEETGETANMALLDGDEVVYVAQVPSRHSMRMFTEVGRRVLPHTTGVGKVLLADTPPEEVRALLARTGMPAVTEKTITTPDGFLDALRQVHEHGYAVDDNEQEMGVRCLAVSVPDSPAPAAISISGPAGRVTDEATKRIVPILKEVAAELSGALASTGSA
- a CDS encoding DUF5955 family protein, with product MEARRVAGTEDDPRAAELRRAVARLRRDLAAHPAELPDRAIADDELAALDAMARTGAPELHRLRRSLLLIAGALGSVSALSPALTGVRAAIDQFGNVPQTGIGRD
- a CDS encoding nucleotidyltransferase family protein codes for the protein MERTTEDSAQVAGIVLAAGGGRRLGGRPKALLTHRGRPLVERAAHALREGGCAPVHIVLGAAAGTVRARARLDGCVLVDNPGWEEGMGSSLRAGLASLAGTGAEAALVALVDQPGIGAEAVARVVAAYRSPSTLAAAAYGGERGHPVLFGADRWADIAASAVGDRGARAYLRAHRSAITLVDCSDIARTDDIDTPGDLTLLE
- the aceB gene encoding malate synthase A, with amino-acid sequence MSAPAPSPLAIVDAEPLERQGEVLTDAALAFLAELHHRFTPRRDELLARRAERRAEIARTSTLDFLPETAHIRDDPDWRVAPAPPALEDRRVEITGPTDRKMTINALNSGAKVWLADFEDASAPTWANVIGGQLNLIDAYERRIDFTSPEGKSYALRPDDALATVVTRPRGWHLDERHLRSADGRPVPGALVDFGLYFFHNARRLLTKGKGPYFYLPKTESHLEARLWNDVFVFAQDHLSVPQGTIRATVLIETITAAYEMDEILYELRDHASGLNAGRWDYLFSIVKNFRDGGPGFVLPDRNAVTMTAPFMRAYTELLVRTCHKRGAHAIGGMAAFIPSRRDPEVNAVAFDKVKADKDREAGDGFDGSWVAHPDLVPVARASFDAVLGDRPHQKERLREDVQVTAAELIDIGSLDATPTHQGLRNAVQVGIRYIEAWLGGLGAVAIFNLMEDAATAEISRSQIWQWVNAGIVFEDGEKATADRVRKVAAEELAAIREEVGEDAFAAGRWSQAHDLLLKVALDENYTEFLTLPAYELLD
- a CDS encoding alpha-L-fucosidase: MRTSRRRAVMPLRALSLLLGMVLATVLSGPSAATAAPTTAREPGPGTDYATDDPFTSARTDWWRQDRFGMFIHFGAYSQLEGEYRRADGTVCRDAEWIKRNCQIPMSEYEDAAQDFNPSSFDAKAIVKAAKDAGQRYIVITSKHHDGYAMWPTEQNTWNLRDHSSFDQRRDILAELKSAADAAGIKLGFYYSIWDWHDPDFADPATFPRYEKRMYAQLKELVDSYHPALLWFDGEWDADNPTNRWSAQDGERLQSYLHGLDPDLITNNRVGKRRVVDGDYGTPEQEIPDAPVDGQLWESCMTLNGHWGFAKYDQDWKSPTTLTRNLLDIASRGGNYLLNVGPDKLGRVPQPSVDRLREIGSWLRTSGQGRAVYGAGATGLVDEPSWGAVSRSGNRLYASVTSWPAAGQPLHLTAKAPFTVVGARVLGSGQRVEVAKAGDGFDLTPSGAPVDDIASVIELTVKPAPAAPQGRGQGLREEVFANETFTGPPAVTRTDPAVNHTWRFAGSPAADVPADHFGVRWTGYLQPRHSETYTLSTVSDDTARVWIDGRLVIDSTTPHGPQVDKATVALRAGTKHAIRIEYTEQTGEAHMKLLWSSPGVPQQIVPRAQLYTP
- a CDS encoding 8-oxoguanine deaminase, whose product is MNRIVIENCAVATVDAHDTEYASGHVVVAGHRIESVGEGPAPEGLEGVVRRVDGTGHLVTPGLVNTHHHFYQWLTRGLAQDSNLFDWLVALYPVWARIDEPMVHAAARGSLAMMVRGGVTTAMDHHYVFPRGSGDLLGAEIRAARELGVRFTAARGSMDLGTSDGGLPPDFAVESLEDALAATEAAIDTHHDPASDAMLRIAVAPCSPFSVTTELLRESATLARRKGVRLHTHGSETVEEEKFCHERFGMGPTDYFESTGWLGEDVWMAHCVHMSDTDIQAFARTGTGVAHCPSSNARLAAGIARVPDLLAAGVPVGLGVDGTASNESGELHTELRNALLINRLGGHREKALNVRQALRLGTHGGARVLGRQEEIGSLEPGKLADLVLWKLDGLGHSSIADPVAALVLGAPAPVTLSLVNGAPVVESGRLLTVDEDQIAREARTEARRLARIAEED
- the pucL gene encoding factor-independent urate hydroxylase is translated as MPTLGPNSYGKAETRVVRVVRDGAVHHLKDLNVSVALAGEMDEVHLSGGNANVLPTDTTKNTVYAFAKEHGIDTAEEFGIRLARHFVTSQEPIHRARVRVEEYAWERIGTAGSAEHSFVRRGQEVRTAQITFDGERWEVVSGLTGLTVLNTTDSEFWGYVKDRYTTLPETRDRILATDVHARWRYGWSEDTRPTPDWDRGHAEARGHLLSAFAETYSLSLQQTLYEMGARVIEHRPEIDEIRLSLPNKHHFLVDLEPFGLTNDNEVYFAADRPYGLIEATVLRDGAEPRIPTD
- the uraH gene encoding hydroxyisourate hydrolase; this encodes MASGATSVSTHILDTSIGRPAVGVVVELSVRSGPGAEWTAHADSLTDADGRCRDLPALPEGTTHARLRFETGPYLTHAFFPEVTVAFAVEPGEHYHVPLLLTPFGYSVYRGS
- the uraD gene encoding 2-oxo-4-hydroxy-4-carboxy-5-ureidoimidazoline decarboxylase, with product MTSSAPPGLTRFNAVDDRDAAALLREVCASRAWGAAVAAGRPYATVGELLDAADAAMAGLTAADLAEAMAAHPPIGRPAPGDPASAREQRGVRDAERAELLELNLAYQERHGHVFLICATGRTGEEMLAALRERIHHDAHTERDIVRTELGKINRIRLNRLAETLTETPAEGER